Proteins encoded together in one Papaver somniferum cultivar HN1 unplaced genomic scaffold, ASM357369v1 unplaced-scaffold_119, whole genome shotgun sequence window:
- the LOC113330861 gene encoding uncharacterized protein LOC113330861 — protein sequence MMLKYRDCEKKMSISLTVMTFNLHEDQPENSPNSWEKRRDLCISVITSYSPLILCTQQGLKSQLEFLQQGLPDYDQFGISRKGSQDISDEHCSIFYDKEKVELLEGGTFWLSESPSVPGSISWGSAVPCIATWATFQLKGVEQPGFSFQIVNTNMDELSPHARRRSALLTWQHIASLPPTLPVVYCGGFNTQKESTTGRFLLGRSREHGVVGDMRDAWPSARVRKNVSLIHTYHGFKGDKQGAREFLKLMFRALCLCWDRQTQDLHIDWVLFRGRSLIPVSSEVVNDHIDGIYPSSHYPIFAEFMLPRSVRLLEQPPVQSEES from the exons ATGATGTTAAAATATAGAGATTGTGAGAAGAAAATGAGTATTTCTCTTACTGTTATGACCTTTAATCTTCATGAAGATCAGCCagaaaacagtccaaattcatgggagaaaagaagagatttgtgCATAAGTGTCATTACAAGTTATTCCCCACTCATTCTTTGTACTCAACAAG GTTTGAAGTCACAGTTGGAGTTTCTTCAGCAGGGTTTACCAG attatgatcaATTTGGGATATCTAGAAAGGGATCTCAGGACATCTCAGATGAGCATTGTAGCATCTTCTATGACAAGGAAAAG GTAGAGCTTTTGGAAGGTGGTACATTTTGGTTGTCAGAGTCACCCTCAGTTCCAGGAAGCATATCCTGGGGGTCCGCTGTTCCGTGTATTGCAACATGGGCT ACATTCCAACTCAAGGGAGTTGAACAACCAGGTTTTTCTTTCCAGATAGTAAATACAAACATGGATGAGTTAAGTCCTCATGCTCGTAGACGAAGTGCTTTGCTGACCTGGCAGCATATAGCGTCCTTGCCTCCTACCTTACCAGTGGTATACTGTGGAGGATTCAACACGCAAAAAGAGTCAACAACAGGACGATTTTTACTTGGAAGATCAAG GGAGCATGGTGTTGTTGGAGATATGAGGGATGCTTGGCCTAGTGCGCGAGTGAGGAAAAATGTGTCGTTGATACATACTTATCACGGGTTCAAAG GTGACAAACAGGGAGCTCGTGAATTCCTCAAGTTAATGTTTAGAGCTCTTTGTCTCTGTTGGGATCGTCAGACACAAGATCTGCACATAGACTGGGTTCTGTTCAGAGGCCGATCTTTAATCCCTGTATCATCTGAGGTGGTAAATGATCACATCGATGGCATTTATCCTTCCTCTCATTATCCAATATTCGCTGAATTTATGCTTCCTCGTTCAGTGAGATTGCTTGAACAACCACCCGTTCAATCAGAAGAATCATAA